The window ACCATTTTAGCCTCTAAAGCACACTATGAAATCCAAACGAAAAGCACTTATATCAATTGCTCATTAGTTTACATTTctatagtaaaaaaatattttctttgtaTTTGAATGATTGATgctttgaattttgtttttgtatttaagaaaTTGAAAGGTTTAAAGTATAATAACATTAAGATGTAAAAATATGAATGGTGAGTCTTTAttggtaaaataaaaaataataataagggAAATTACCTATAATAACATACATTTTGTATGTAATGactaaaataacataaaaaaacaaagaaagaaagaaaaagtggGTTAAAGTTCAAAATACCCAATCCATTAAATTAATTAAGccagtttaaaaaataaacactCCTAAACCACGAGTAAAAATACAGTtatgttgacaaaaataaaaggtaaaagcttaaaaaaaaaaaaaaaagtaaaacccAACGACAACTCTCTTTCGCGTGACCCCAAGAACCCTAAATCCCCAAATTGTGAAATCTTCAAACTCttgattctctttctttttaacATGATTGCTCATCAATTTGGTCATGTACCCGCTCTACTCTACCATTAAAACATTCGATTCACATAGGATAAGTGAATCCGAAACCCAGTCGACGAACCCTAAATCCCCTTTCTGAAATTCACAGTTCCGTCGATCTCAAGCCTTTCATCACTTATTCTCGATGATTTCCACACTATTATAAGCTCATATCCGCTTCAATCATCCATTCATGCAATCTAAGGTTAGTCTCTGCCATtcgatttatttatttattttgggaaTCAATGAATTCCATTTTCTTCATCACAGAGTTCatattagtgtttttttttgtctttacaTATGTCGATATCAGTTtgggtgttgttgttgttgttcaggTTTTAAGGAATCACTGTTcttcttgtgttttttttttttttaaagagttgTTCTTCTTGTTTTGTTCACTTTACTCTTTACAATGCAGAAGCAATCTTCTGGAAATATACAATCTATCTTTGGACCACAAAGGAATCGCTGGACAGTATcatcatagtttttttttgggaaagaGCTGCAAGTTCCATTGAATACTGATGATGTCTCTGGTATGGTGTGTCTTGTAAAAATGACTGCGTAGAGAAATATAGGAGGTATGAGTACTTTTTGTTTTGCAACAGATTAGGGGTTTACTATATGCTGCGTGTGGGTTTTTGTTACATATATGCGGCATGTAGGTTTTTTCAGATACTGGTGAGATGGTTCCTGCAAGGCTGAGGAAAAAAAGTTCACATCAGCTAAAgatttcaaaactcaaaagtgtGCCTGGAATGAGGATCCTGGTGACTGTGGTGTTTAAGCCATAAAGTATATTGAGAGTAAGGCGATTGGTTGTGGTTTTGAGGACTTTTTGACCGGTGCATCCCGACAACGCGTATGAAGTTAGCTGCTGAGATCTATGATGAGGTTGCGGATATGTAGTTGTATTTCATGTTTTAGAAACCAAACTTATTTACTACTTTGTGGAATTGTgaacatatctttttttttttttttttttttttttgaacgagaATTGTGAACATATCTTCATTTTCTTGTCCAATGGTTAATGTTACTTTACTTTGAAAGAGTCCTTGAAAGGGATATCAGAAAAGAGTAATGCATAGACATTGTCTAACCACGAACAAGAGCAACATTATCAAACCAGAAACGAGTAAAAAATACACGCATTGTCTAACCAATAACAAGAGACATATTGTCTAACCAGAAAATAGCAAATGAGAACAAATTGTCTAAGCAATATGACATATTTTACAATTGTGACCAACGGATGACAaattgaacatttttttttctttgtcgtTTCTTATCGTgacttggagaagaagaagttttACGGCTAAACCAAGGTTTTAGTAAATAGCGGCTAGTGGTGGTTGACTTTTGATTCAATTACTTAacagaaatttattaatttttaactcGAATTTTTAAGGGAATATAAAGCGTTCAGATTTGTACATTTTTTTCATTctattatataacaaaaatacTCAAATTGTGGATTCGTAATCTCGGGTAAGCAGTTATTATAGGCAGATGTTTGTTAGATACTCAGATAATCCAAAGGAGCAGCACGAGCTCCATAATACAATTCTTTCTGCCACTTAAAGCTAAAGAAATACTCAACAGAATCGAGACATCTAGATCAGTCATAGCATTCTCGTGGTACTAAAAGACTTTTGAGTTAGAATACAATTGCTACGAGGGATTAAGAAGATTGTGTTCTACCATCTTTTTCAGCTTGAAGTCATATACGAGCAGATAGAAACCTGTACATAAACTTCTTCCTTCCCCATTTCCACCAAGTGGGAACCCGAACCAGCTTCCTTTTCACCTGGTTCTCTGTAAAACCAGGTGAGAGATTTTATTAGGAGAAAAGTGCAATGAAGAAGGATGCAGTTATTGTATATGGGAAGGATCACTCACTTTTGTTTTCGATCAGACGTGTTTCCCACTCTGAGAGTAATTTGGAGTAGGCGGTAGCAAGTGATGGCCAGAACTTCATTTGGATATTCATTACTTCAATAACAGTTTCCAAGCCGGCTTTTGAAGGCGTGGTAGCTATAGGCAAGTCATCGTTCTCAGAATTTTCACCCAGAAGCACCTTTGTAATAAATGAAGAGGGATCATGAATAAACGTTTTGTCTCCATGTTGAAACATATGGAGATTGAAAAATAGAGACTAACCTTGATCACTGCTGTAGCAGAAGAAGAGATGGAGCGAAGATTGTAGCTGCAAATAATgaccaaaggaaaaaaaaaagctttaaaaGCTGCCACTTGAAAACAAGAGATTATTCAGAAACAAGTACCCGCCCTCGAGAATAACAAGCATTTTCCCACCGCAGATATCACCCAACATCTGTGTCATTCTAGAATAACCAGCTGGAGTTACCTGAAAATGAGAGTAATATTGATCTCTTAAAACCAATATTGAAATGGCTCTGATGAGGTGCACCAGTCAATATTGATTACAGAAGCTGTCAAGAAAAGACGGTAGAATATAAGACTTACATCACAGCATCCTAATGGGTCTCCTCTAGCCGCATCAAACCCAGCTGATACGATGACGAAATCTGGAGAAAATGCAGAAGCTGCAAGGGGAAGGTCTCCAGTTAGAATTAGACTGAACAAAGAATGAATGCACATTCAGAAGATCGGTTCACTTCCTCAGCATATTAATCATCAACTAAGCCAAAGCCTAGTTTATGGAAACCAAATATTTGTAAAGTCTAGAATTGAAACAAACTCAAAAGGGTAAAGCAGAACACGAATCTGTACCTATGGGTAGAACCACATGCTGAAAGGCATAGATGTAGTCTTTATCACCAACTCCACCACAACTCCATGGAACATTTACACAATAACCTTCAGCACCATTTGTACCAACCTGCACCACATAATCAATTATTAGTAACTTTTGCTCTCTTACACTTCAATAGATGTCAAAACAAGAGAGTAAAATTAACACCACACaatacaaactaaaaaaaactaatataaatggATATTGTTGCGGCAACTAAGTCTACTAAGGAATACAACAGAACGGCACACGTACCTCATCAGCAGCTCCAGTACCAGGATAAAAGTTTCCCCCTTCATGCCTGTGCAAGGAAATGTACAATACCTATACCATTGTTCCCAATAATTAGTGTAGGAAACGTCAATTCACAAAAATGATTTACTGCATCAAACACTACAAGAACTAATGAGAAGACATCCATAGAATTAGATTAGGGATGCTTACAGATTTGTTTTGCTCGAATATCTCTTGGGTTCCATTTCCATGATGGACATCCTGCAACAATGgagaaaatatattcatatttagCCTAAACACATGATGCAAATAACAAGAACTAAGAAGTTTATAGTTCTACAAAACCACCAAGCATTGAGTTATCAGCTGACATTACCCAGTCCACAATCAGCACCTTCCTTGCCCCTGCTGCCTGAGCTACTAATGCAGCAACAGCTGCATTATTGTGAAGGCAAAACCCCATAGCATGTTTGATGccagcatggtgaccaggagGTCTCACCTGACTCAATCAAACATTTCTTACAGCTGAAATGGTGTAATTACAATTTCAAGCATATATGTAGTAGCAGCtttgaattataaaattatggtgAATGTTGACATACCAAAGCGAATCCATTTTTAACACGGCCAGAGTAAATTTCTGTAGCAAGGTCAGCGCATAAACCAGCTGCAAGTCTAGCAGCACGTGCTGAATACTCATTAGCATATGTATCAGTGGTGAAGTAGCTGCCAGACATTGGGAAAACAAGATGAGCAGTGAGAGcaaaaataaaccaaacaaaTCAGGTAAACAAGCATGTTTTTGCATGCTGAAGACTGAACGGTTACAGGTAAATTCAAACCTGTAGAGAAGCTGGCTTGTGATATTAACAGCGTCAACAAGCTCTGAAGTGTGGACCTTAAAAATGAAACATATAAACCAGTTAATGACTTGTTTGTGAAATAAACGAACTATACTCGCAGTTGGAGATGTCTCTAAGACAAAATAAGTAGCAGCAGCTCACCATCTGGAGCTCTTGTTTCGTGATCTCCCTTGCATGAATAGGCAAGCATCTTCCAGGAAAGACGCCTGCAAGTTTTGAAATGTGGTCAACCCAAAATTACTTTCAACGGTATTGATATGATATATGCGGATGACAATAAACCAATGTACCAGCTGTGGCAAGACTAGCAGCTAtagctcgaagacgatcaggtCTCTCGGGATGTGGTTGTGCCTTCACTTCGAACTTATTAAACCATACCATCAACACACGTTAAAATTGAAACACTTGCAAGGAGATAAACAAATCGTACAGATTTCTCAGGAAACTAAAACAGTAACAGAGTCTTACTTCAGAGTGTAGCAACATTCTCTCGTCGAAACCAACAGCTGTTGAGCTAGTTGCAGATGAGCTTCCTGAGATCAAGATAAAAGAGACGTTGAGCATTTCTAGAGTTACTTGAAATTAGATAATGTTCTCCAAGTTAGACCAAGTTAACACCTACCTCCACATTTCTCTTCGACTTCGGCGAGACCAGTGTCTTTGAAAAACGGAGATGCTAAGTATCCATGCCTCAGGATGCCAGATTCCTTGTGCTCACCACATATCTGCATCAAGGAATCAACTTTAGTGATGTTTAGCCAATACACATTGTGCACATACGTATGCAGACAATTGGTAATGATAAGAGCAGCAAAAAAAACAGTATTCAAACATGAAAAAGGAAGGACAACATACATGACAATGGACCATATCACCAGGATTCGACATAGTGCAATTGACGCAACACCATTTCACAAACTCAACGGGCATCATCTGCTGCTGCAAAGGCTCCCAATCACTATCATCctcctcatcttcttcattcAGCAATGCATCTGCATCGTAGATATCCTGAAACGTCATCTCTCCTCTTGAAACCCTAGCTCTTTTCTGCACAGTACATTGACAGACACATCAACCACCAAAATAATCCGTGAGCGGCAATACATCAAGAGAGGAAAGTCAATGATTTAAACACACGGTTGATGAAACCCCATTGTCTCCATTGCTAAGCTCATCGAGGTGAGTTTCTTCACCACCGTTGGCATGTTTTCTCTTTGAACCGTCACAGGAACTGTCGAGAGTTTCTACAACCATTGTTACCTCAGCAGTGACTGAAACTACTAACCAGCAATCTTCGCTGTGCCACAATAAAAGTAAAAAGAGagcttttttaattaatgtgGACAGCTAAATAAAAAAACCGAACCTAATGTAAGAAAACTCTTCACGGCTACGAAAAAAGAACTAACCTTGTGTATCTTCCAAATCGATCTCCTATATATATTGATAGTCAACAATCTAATTTTCACTACAGAGAGAAAGCAAACTTTTTTACCTGAAGAACCTCCGGCGAAGCGATGTACCGGGGAGGCTGCGTCGGGAGCGTGACTTTACGAGCTACCACGGTGGCGCAACGGGGCAGAAGAGAGAGACAGTCTGAGAGATTTAAAGAGACGAGGACGATGTCTTGTTACATCTAAGATTATTTGGGCTAAATAACACTGTTGAGCTAAACGATGATGATCCAATAGGAGAAAGGCCCAAGCCCATTATCGAATACGAAGTCGAAGACAgctaattaatttgttttttttttttttttaaaaagaaattaatttgaaaaaaaaaaaaattaatttgttttttcactCGTTTTATAacgattttttgttttttgggtaAGTATTTAGCATTTTTTTCCATGGTTTTGGGTGACTAAAAAAAAGGATTTTTAACATAAAAGCCCCCCAATTAAGTTTATTTCGGGTTAAAACCCCTCAATTAGTGATTCAGTGAATAAACCCCTCAAGCTACTTTCCTTAACGATTCGACCCCTCCGTCTACGGTGATGTTAAAAGCGTCGTTAAGTACAAAACGCAGTGGTTCATTTATGAAAAAAACGTCAAAgcttttttatttcttcttcttctcgttctAAAATCCCCAAATCAAAAGTTTTAGGGTTCTTGTAAGTTCTCTCCAATACTTTTCCATTATTATTCTATATATCGTTTTAGTAAGTAGATAATATTTCGGTTCATGTTTTCAAATTGTAGTTCTTATGTTTTAACCTAGGATGTGTCAATATTGATCAGCGACAATTGTGttgacataaaaaataaaagagatccGGGAAGAAGATTCTATCTATGTGGAGCTTTCTTTAGTACAGGCCATGTGCTTAAGTGGGTAGATGAAACTCATACGGAAAAATTTGGTGCCTTGGCTAAGAAACAATCTATGATGGCTATGTTCGTTTAATTATGGGATTCCAGCAGTAGCATCAATTAAACCTGTAATGACAGAAACACATAACACAGGTGAAGCACGTTAACTGATTCGAGCAGTAGTGGATCAAGGCTTTCAATGGACGCAACGTTTATGAAACAAACATGGCCGGTAAAGAAAGAACTGATGGTGCTTCACTGATGGAGCTGAAGCAATACTTTCTTGATATGAAAAGACATAAGCAAGATTATTGATGTCGGCTTGGAGAGTATTAGAGCTAAGTGTTAGAAGTGTTGTTGGTTTCTTTTTTGGTGTCGCTTCTTGTTGCTGTTGGTATCATCTCGTCATATTGTGCCTTAATTGGAGTCATGTGTTTACATTTTGTCATTTTGTCTTCAAGTTATTAAGTCATAAAAACACAGAAGTAATATAAGACATATTTTATGACCCTAACTTGTAAGACAAGTAACTGGATCAAGAAGAGCTTTATTATCAATCACATGTAGAAAATCTTTAGACTCAGATGATGAGAATGCGCAAGGGGTTGGATCAAAGGGACTAAAGCATTTGGTTTCATCGCGTGTGATGTCTTCTAACGATACTGAGTTCGCCAAAACAACAATGACAAGATGCATTACCGCACAAAAGATACAAAACTAgctaaaatatacatatattattaagAGAAGATACATACCTAGACCAGTTTGAATTCACGCTCTTTTTCACTTCCTCATAAGCATCAATTTTAACGGTTTTCATCTTCTCTAGATTTTTCTCAAAGACATGCTTATTGTAAGCTCTTGCACACTTCCAAAATAGCTTATGTAGAGGATCAGCTGAGCCATGCCTTTTCTTCAAGTTGGCAAAGATATGCCTTGCACACATTCTATGCTCCACATAAGGAAGCACATTTTTGATGGCATGAATCAAACCTTTTTGCTGGTCCGAAGATAATGCTAAACCGTTTCCAAGATCTAAATCTAAGTCTTCTCGCAGTAACTCCATGAACCACTCCCAATACACCTTGTTTTCCACAGGAACAAGAGCCCAAGCAATGATGAACATCTGGTCATTCGGATCCCTTCCTACTGCAGTCAATAATTGCCCTTTCATTCGTCCTTTTAAGAATGTTCCATCCAAGTGAATGATACACCGACAAGCACTCTTCCAACCAACTTTTTGAGACTCGAAACAAGTATAAAACTTCTCAAAAACTCTCTCTTTTGTACCTAATATTACCGTCGAGCCAGGATTTGTCTTCTTGAGTTCTTCGACATAGTCATACATCCTTGTAAACTGCTCAGCATACTCATCACTGATAATGTGCAACATCATTTGCCTTGCACTCTGACATTTTGTCTTAGGAACACGAAGACCTTTAAGAGCCAACCGCTGCATTATTTGGTCAGCTTTAAGGTTTGGGTTTGTCCTAAACTCGTTTAGAAAATCAGCAGCTATCTTTGGAGCAGTGTAGAGAGCAACAGTTCCTGTAGGGTAGCAAGAATGAGTACCTTTGTATGATCTAACAACCATATTAGGTGATCTACTATTGATCGATGCATATAGCCTCCATGAGCATCCATCAGCTACACACTTTGCTGCTACTTTCTTCCTCTCTGATCTCTGAAAACGGACATTGACCCTCTCTTTCACTGCATACTTTTCTATTGTCTCTCTACACTTAGCTTGTGAAATAAATTCTTGACCAACTCGAAACTCAACTTTGCCTTCATCATCATCTGAGTCTTCACTTTCAACATAATCGTCCTTGTAAAAGTCAGTCCATTCATCATCACTCTtcggttcttcttcctcttcatctcctcCAATGAGAACATCATCGAGATAAGGATCATCACCTCTTACAACAAAAAGATTTATGCTTTCCAGTTCAGTTGTGGTGTTCACCATCTCCACCACATCTGTATCACAACATACATCCTTCCTACTCTGATCTACTATTCCAGACTGGAAATAAGAGAACTTATCCATGTTCTCTGGAAAACCGCCACTAGCAATCATACTTTGAATCATTCTGAAAGTTGGTTCTTCAAACTCAATCCTACAACATCTTGTTTCGCCACCATTGTATGTTCCATCTGCTGCCCAGTATCCTCCAACGTGTAAACGAATATGAATTTTtctgtttacaaaaaaaaaattcaaacccaTCAAACACACATAATCAAACCAATAATAAATCACAAAAACCCATATAAATTCGAGATATAAGCAAGTCAAACTTACCTATTCATCTTCCAGCGACCACTGAATCAACTCTTTCACTTTCACTTTCGTTTTCAAACTCACAGGAACTAAGCTCCTCGTTTTCAACTCTCGCACCAGATTCAAACTCACCCCCTCTCGAACTCAGTCTCTCTCGAGTTCTCACAAGAACCAAACGAAACTCAAAACCCTTCTCTTTTGCAAATTAGGGTTCATCATTCTAAGCTGTCGACTTTGAGAATTTTTTACGTGACTTGATTTTCAAGTTGGAAGGGTTAAACTACATGATATTCTAATTAAAAATCGTGTTGTTTATTTACAAATCGTGTTGTTTTATGCCTATCCAAATACGTAGCGTTTAACTTTGACGGAAAACCTAACGGAGGGTTTAATTCCCTAAGGAAAGTCACTTAAgcgttttatttattaaatcattaattgaggggttttaacccgaaacaaaattaattagggggcttttacattaaaaacccaaaaaaaaattgatggttataactaaaatatttcaagttttataaaaattatgagatttatattttatattttgattaaaaaactTTAGCAAAACATTTAGAATCTTACATGAGTTCATTTTGAAtatgatataatataataataatacaaatcACAGTTTTCAAATtgaatgatttaaaatatatttttgaataacatacatttttttatttaaacgcAAATCAATCCAATTCTCATTGACTTGGTTTGTGCGACATTCACATTCTACGTGGCTATACCAAAGAACAATTTTTGCTATGGTGTGGCGCTACTCGTACTTGTGAAGAACTGGCCTATCAACCTAGCCTATGCGTCGCATGTTTTGTTACTTCTCCGATAATAATCTTGCAAATATGGATGCTCACTGGCGAGAATGTTCTTGGACAGAACAAAATCATGCCAGCCTCGCAAATTACTTCCATTTAAAAAGGAACATGCCTAGTGGCTAGCATATTTAATGTAGCTAAGGTACTACAATTAAAACTAACAGAACAAAATAtcatcaaataatttagtacTCCGATCAGCATAATGTCGCATGTtctatatattgttttatttttttgtgcacACGTATACAGTTGGCAAGAACaagaatataaatatacaaCACACCCGCACGGATGTAAACTTTAACTCTATATATACATGCGTACAAATGTGTGTGATGATGAGAGGATCACTCGTGTGCACAAAGAAGCATAGTAATACATTTCCCAATGATGTAGAACTTTCCTTTCTTCTTGTTCAGAAACTTCCCAACTCCTCTCGGTGAACAagacttctttttcttttccaaatTCTTCACTGCCTCCTCCCTCATTGTTTGTTGTGTTTTCATAACAAGCTTTTGTTAGTAATTGATGATTGTGTGATGTTCTTAAAGtgtattttttaaaaggaaGCGAAGGTGCATCGTTTATATTGAGAAAGAGATAAGGAGGAAGTATTCCCCACCATTGGTTTGGGACACTTCAGTGAAACAACCCAAAAACAAAGGCCAGTTGTTGAGTGTGACCGACTATCTTCCCATTATGGTTGAAAATATTTGACGTATTGTTTTCATGTCTCCTTTCAATTCAAAGACTCATCATCGGTACAGATGTTTGTGATGGATTTACCCAGTTATCTTAATTAGAACATGAACTTATGTATTCGTTTACGACAATGACATACATTTCTATTTATGATCAAGATTATAcccattttaatatatatatctttataccagttgaaacttcaaatatattcatattaaaagCATCTTTATTGGAGGTTCATCATATGAATGTTTTAGGTTCATCTTTATTGGAGGTTCATCATATGTATACAATAATATACCTATTATATTATGTGTATTTCAAACCACAAAAACTCACTTcaaatctcttatttaagaaatTTTTGAAATGAGTTTCTTATGTTTTTGAAATATCCACAACACTATTtcatccatatatatatttttaatagattttgagaatCTTTGTGAGAACTTCCTACTATTGATGTTCTGAAACAGTACGACTGAATATTATCATAGTTCTATCATATTAACACATTGAAATGTTACAAGGTTGACCAAAAACGAGAAACTGTGAAAATCAAGAACGTAAATTACTATAGTTTTCAAAAGAAACGtatcaactcttttttttttttctaaacgtACCAACTCTACTATCCAGCTATTATGATTTTTGGCATTAATCTCTGCAGGTCATCGATAGTCATTCAAATCCATGACGAATTGAGGTCAAATCAGTCTTCCTAACAGTGCGGACAGCTCATTTCGAGTAAATCGCCAGGGTCCTCAAAGCATGTTCACAATCATAATCGTTTTGTTTTTTATTGAACTGAACCACATACACACTTCTCATTTAAACTATCATAGTTTTTTTGGAGAAAGGGCTTGTTAAACTATCATAGTTGAAGCCAATAAAGAATGAACAGAACGTAGTAACGTagaatatatatgtaattttctttctttccacGATGCAATATAACTGTATGCAGAAACTATATTATATACAAGTTATTggcttattatttttttttggtggagTTTAGTAAGAATATAAGTTTTGGAATATCCGGCGGTCTCTTTCAAATAAAAGTGCGACTTTAAGCAAAATGTTGCTTACAGTATCTTCGGTGC is drawn from Brassica rapa cultivar Chiifu-401-42 chromosome A05, CAAS_Brap_v3.01, whole genome shotgun sequence and contains these coding sequences:
- the LOC103869555 gene encoding histone deacetylase 15, whose translation is MVVETLDSSCDGSKRKHANGGEETHLDELSNGDNGVSSTKRARVSRGEMTFQDIYDADALLNEEDEEDDSDWEPLQQQMMPVEFVKWCCVNCTMSNPGDMVHCHICGEHKESGILRHGYLASPFFKDTGLAEVEEKCGGSSSATSSTAVGFDERMLLHSEFEVKAQPHPERPDRLRAIAASLATAGVFPGRCLPIHAREITKQELQMVHTSELVDAVNITSQLLYSYFTTDTYANEYSARAARLAAGLCADLATEIYSGRVKNGFALVRPPGHHAGIKHAMGFCLHNNAAVAALVAQAAGARKVLIVDWDVHHGNGTQEIFEQNKSVLYISLHRHEGGNFYPGTGAADEVGTNGAEGYCVNVPWSCGGVGDKDYIYAFQHVVLPIASAFSPDFVIVSAGFDAARGDPLGCCDVTPAGYSRMTQMLGDICGGKMLVILEGGYNLRSISSSATAVIKVLLGENSENDDLPIATTPSKAGLETVIEVMNIQMKFWPSLATAYSKLLSEWETRLIENKKNQVKRKLVRVPTWWKWGRKKFMYRFLSARI
- the LOC108872024 gene encoding uncharacterized protein LOC108872024 → MKTQQTMREEAVKNLEKKKKSCSPRGVGKFLNKKKGKFYIIGKCITMLLCAHE